A genomic stretch from Kribbella jejuensis includes:
- a CDS encoding FAD-dependent monooxygenase, whose translation MHAIICGAGIAGLALANRLSTLGQDVTVLERSPGPRPQGYMIDFFGPGYDAMAAMGLLPALQEVAYHVDEAVLVDERGRRQAGIDIKQFAEGDLLSVMRPDLEKVLRDHLPSTVELRYGATLTGVTSRADGVRVELADGSSLDGDALIGADGIHSAVRREVFGSSYVRFLGFHTAAYSFDAPEIHDEIGGRFCLTDTRGSQFGFYALRDGRVASFAVHRTADPDVPADTRAAIRSAYSGLGWVVPRALALCPEPERIYYDQVAQVVMPRWSSGRVVLVGDACGAVSLLAGQGASLGIAGAFLLAEKLVAASSVEAGMAEYERIWRPVVEEKQKVARSTARWFLPRSRWELVARRMLLKVLRMPGLRRSIAGKPTTLIRELGSEVPVSRGR comes from the coding sequence ATGCATGCAATCATCTGCGGAGCCGGGATCGCCGGACTGGCGCTGGCAAACCGCCTCTCGACGCTCGGCCAGGACGTCACTGTGCTCGAGCGGAGCCCCGGCCCGCGCCCGCAGGGCTACATGATCGACTTCTTCGGTCCGGGGTACGACGCGATGGCCGCGATGGGCCTGCTGCCCGCGCTGCAGGAGGTCGCGTACCACGTCGACGAGGCGGTCCTCGTCGACGAACGCGGCCGCCGGCAGGCGGGGATCGACATCAAGCAGTTCGCCGAGGGCGACCTGCTCAGCGTGATGCGGCCGGACCTTGAGAAGGTACTGCGCGATCACCTGCCCAGCACAGTGGAGCTGCGGTACGGCGCGACGCTCACCGGCGTCACGTCGCGCGCCGACGGCGTTCGGGTGGAGCTCGCGGACGGGTCGTCGCTGGACGGGGATGCCCTGATAGGTGCCGACGGCATCCATTCCGCCGTACGCCGGGAGGTGTTCGGTTCGTCGTACGTCAGGTTCCTCGGGTTCCACACGGCGGCGTACAGCTTCGACGCGCCGGAGATTCACGACGAGATCGGCGGGCGGTTCTGCCTGACCGACACGCGGGGCAGCCAGTTCGGGTTCTACGCGTTGCGGGACGGGCGGGTGGCGTCGTTCGCGGTGCACCGGACGGCGGATCCCGACGTACCGGCGGACACCCGAGCCGCGATCAGGTCGGCGTACTCGGGGCTGGGGTGGGTGGTGCCGCGGGCGTTGGCGTTGTGTCCGGAGCCGGAGCGGATCTACTACGACCAGGTCGCGCAGGTGGTGATGCCGCGATGGAGTTCGGGACGGGTCGTGCTCGTCGGTGACGCGTGCGGCGCGGTGTCGTTGCTGGCCGGGCAAGGCGCGTCGCTGGGGATTGCCGGTGCCTTCTTGCTGGCGGAGAAGTTGGTTGCGGCGTCGTCGGTCGAGGCCGGCATGGCCGAGTACGAACGCATTTGGCGGCCGGTGGTCGAGGAGAAGCAGAAGGTTGCGCGGTCGACCGCGCGGTGGTTCTTGCCGAGGAGCCGCTGGGAGTTGGTTGCGCGGCGGATGTTGCTGAAAGTACTGCGGATGCCGGGACTGCGTCGTTCGATCGCGGGGAAGCCGACGACGTTGATCCGGGAGCTCGGGTCCGAGGTTCCGGTCAGTCGAGGACGGTGA
- a CDS encoding carbohydrate ABC transporter permease: MRPVWKESPSPGYQAIKAVILGGFALVIVIPILVVISTSLASDKDIINAGGYVLWPSHPTFKAYQTLFSGGLMGRAILVSVFVTVVGTAIALAVTIALAYATSRPVLFGRPVLLMVLFTLLFAPGIIPMFLVVKQLGLLDSLWSLILPGALGAFNFVVLRTFFMNVPGELLESARIDGASDFTILRRIIMPLSKAVIAVVGLFYAVGFWNAFFNALLYLNDTSKWPVQVILRTYVLQGKSLSADQLGVHPPPQPQSLQMAVVVVALVPIAMVYPFLQRHFTKGVITGAVKG; encoded by the coding sequence ATGAGGCCGGTGTGGAAGGAGAGCCCGTCTCCTGGCTACCAGGCGATCAAGGCGGTGATCCTCGGCGGCTTCGCGCTGGTGATCGTGATCCCGATCCTGGTCGTGATCTCGACGTCGCTGGCCAGCGACAAGGACATCATCAACGCCGGCGGATACGTGCTGTGGCCCTCGCATCCGACGTTCAAGGCATACCAGACGCTGTTCTCCGGTGGGCTGATGGGCCGGGCGATCCTGGTCAGCGTGTTCGTCACCGTGGTCGGTACGGCGATCGCACTGGCGGTGACGATCGCGCTCGCGTACGCCACCTCGCGGCCGGTGCTGTTCGGCCGGCCGGTGTTGCTGATGGTGCTGTTCACGTTGCTGTTCGCGCCCGGCATCATCCCCATGTTCCTGGTGGTGAAGCAGCTCGGGCTGCTCGACAGCCTGTGGTCGCTGATCCTGCCGGGCGCGCTCGGTGCGTTCAACTTCGTTGTCCTGCGCACCTTTTTCATGAACGTGCCGGGCGAACTGCTGGAGAGCGCGCGGATCGACGGCGCCAGCGACTTCACGATCCTGCGCCGGATCATCATGCCGCTGTCGAAGGCGGTGATCGCGGTCGTCGGGCTGTTCTACGCGGTCGGGTTCTGGAACGCGTTCTTCAATGCGTTGCTCTACCTGAACGACACGTCGAAGTGGCCGGTGCAGGTGATCCTGCGGACGTACGTGCTGCAGGGCAAGTCGCTGTCCGCGGATCAGCTCGGCGTACACCCGCCGCCGCAACCGCAGTCCCTGCAGATGGCCGTCGTGGTCGTCGCGCTGGTACCGATCGCGATGGTCTACCCGTTCCTCCAGCGCCACTTCACCAAGGGCGTCATCACCGGCGCAGTCAAGGGCTAG
- a CDS encoding LacI family DNA-binding transcriptional regulator, which produces MSSPLAERPTLRMVAKEAGVSVATVSYVLSGRHRSHTIKDSTADRVREAASRLGYRRNDAARAIRTGKSDLVLLSLSVLADPWSQAVAATVSSAVSPLGKTALIVADGDWRTVLTNRTPDVIFIDSIKPDPSHAEELAAFAAQGVQIVVFSETLEPQGFDVIRSGAEPRCHLAVEHLLEHHDRVGALTSRTTGFARFDAYVNTLRAAGKPIDSNQIEVFEQHPEGAYRAAMALLSKPDRPTALYCTTDFAAIAAVRAAHRLRIDVPRDLAIVGVGNTPEGETLDPSLSTVGPVGFNEALANIIVGRLTDREGAPGEVFDFPWQLIVRESS; this is translated from the coding sequence ATGTCCTCACCTTTGGCGGAGCGGCCGACGCTGCGGATGGTGGCGAAGGAGGCGGGTGTCTCGGTCGCGACCGTGTCGTACGTGCTGTCCGGGCGGCACCGCAGCCACACGATCAAGGACTCGACCGCGGACCGGGTCCGCGAGGCCGCGTCCCGCCTGGGTTACCGGCGCAACGACGCGGCCCGCGCGATCCGGACCGGCAAGTCGGACTTGGTCCTGCTCTCGCTGAGCGTGCTCGCGGACCCGTGGTCGCAGGCGGTCGCGGCCACCGTCAGTTCGGCGGTGAGCCCGCTCGGCAAGACCGCGCTGATCGTCGCCGACGGCGACTGGCGGACGGTACTGACGAACCGGACGCCGGACGTGATCTTCATCGACAGCATCAAGCCGGATCCTTCGCACGCCGAGGAGCTCGCCGCCTTCGCCGCGCAGGGTGTGCAGATCGTCGTGTTCAGCGAAACCCTGGAGCCGCAAGGCTTCGACGTGATCCGCTCCGGTGCAGAACCGCGCTGTCACCTCGCGGTCGAGCACCTGCTCGAACACCACGACCGGGTCGGCGCACTGACCTCGCGGACGACGGGGTTCGCGCGCTTCGACGCGTACGTCAACACGCTGCGCGCGGCCGGCAAGCCGATCGACAGCAACCAGATCGAGGTCTTCGAGCAGCACCCCGAGGGCGCGTACCGGGCCGCGATGGCGTTGCTGTCCAAGCCGGATCGGCCGACCGCGCTCTACTGTACGACCGACTTCGCCGCGATCGCCGCGGTCCGGGCGGCGCACCGGCTGCGGATCGACGTACCGCGGGACCTGGCCATCGTCGGCGTCGGCAACACGCCCGAGGGCGAGACGCTGGACCCGTCGCTGTCCACCGTCGGCCCGGTCGGCTTCAACGAGGCACTCGCGAACATCATCGTCGGACGCTTGACCGATCGAGAGGGTGCGCCTGGTGAAGTGTTCGACTTCCCCTGGCAACTGATCGTCCGGGAATCTTCTTGA
- a CDS encoding class I SAM-dependent methyltransferase, with protein MVELDPVIRSFYRDRYVEDERLVVRGHGRLEFVRTQELLRRWLPPASVVLDVGGATGVHARWLAVDGHQVTLVDPVPEHVSAAAAVGGFAAEVGDARALRQADASVDVTLLLGPLYHLVDAADRAQALAEAVRVTRPGGLVVAAAINRYGGLLEAGSNGTLTDENLHVFTEAFASGAIDGSYGFTVAYFHHADELAGELAAAGLAEVDVLGVEGPAANILQNAAPEQVDDLLPSAVLFARLVESDPNLRAASPHFLAHGRVAG; from the coding sequence ATGGTTGAACTTGATCCGGTGATCCGGTCGTTCTATCGGGATCGGTACGTCGAGGACGAGCGGCTGGTGGTGCGCGGGCACGGGCGGCTGGAGTTCGTGCGGACGCAGGAGTTGCTGCGGCGGTGGTTGCCGCCGGCGTCCGTCGTACTGGACGTCGGTGGTGCGACCGGCGTCCACGCGCGGTGGCTGGCGGTGGACGGGCATCAGGTGACGTTGGTGGATCCGGTGCCGGAGCACGTCTCGGCGGCCGCCGCCGTCGGGGGTTTCGCGGCTGAGGTCGGTGATGCACGGGCACTGCGGCAGGCGGATGCGAGTGTGGACGTGACGCTGCTGCTCGGTCCGCTGTATCACCTCGTGGACGCCGCGGACCGCGCGCAGGCGCTGGCGGAGGCCGTACGGGTGACGCGGCCCGGTGGCTTGGTCGTCGCGGCGGCGATCAACCGGTACGGCGGGTTACTCGAAGCCGGCAGCAACGGGACGCTGACCGACGAGAATCTCCACGTGTTCACCGAGGCGTTCGCGTCCGGCGCGATCGACGGGTCGTACGGGTTCACAGTCGCGTACTTCCACCACGCCGACGAACTGGCCGGCGAACTCGCGGCCGCCGGCCTCGCTGAGGTCGACGTACTCGGGGTGGAAGGTCCGGCCGCGAACATCCTTCAGAACGCCGCTCCGGAGCAGGTCGACGACCTGCTCCCGTCCGCGGTGCTGTTCGCGCGGCTGGTCGAGTCCGACCCGAACCTCCGCGCCGCCAGCCCACATTTCCTCGCCCACGGGCGGGTAGCCGGCTGA
- a CDS encoding aminoglycoside 3'-phosphotransferase produces the protein MSEPKLVPPGQGWTVVDVGESDTTVYCRGNVYAKCCAAPGVAELSAERDRISWLSGTGVPGATVMDWSESDEGACLLTSAVPGVRGDLLPSSSHERAMWSLGRVLRELHSLEGCPFERPLAEVIATAADVVRRGAVNSQFLTDEWRRVPPEELLAEVVAESAYVEKVLEPVVCHGDACLPNIFFDPDTLEVTGLIDLGRLGIADRYADLALTTIQLHDEWSADPAPFLQAYGVPDPDPRRLHFFRLLDPLTWG, from the coding sequence TTGAGCGAACCGAAGCTCGTACCGCCGGGTCAAGGCTGGACCGTCGTCGACGTCGGCGAGTCCGATACGACGGTCTACTGCCGAGGAAACGTCTACGCCAAGTGTTGCGCCGCGCCCGGCGTAGCCGAACTGTCTGCCGAACGCGACCGGATCAGCTGGCTGTCCGGCACCGGGGTGCCTGGGGCAACAGTCATGGATTGGTCGGAGTCGGACGAAGGCGCGTGCTTGCTGACGTCTGCGGTGCCGGGGGTCCGTGGTGATCTCCTACCCAGCAGCTCGCACGAGCGGGCGATGTGGAGTCTGGGGCGGGTGTTGCGGGAGCTGCATTCGCTGGAGGGCTGTCCGTTCGAGCGGCCGTTGGCGGAGGTGATTGCTACCGCGGCGGACGTCGTACGGCGGGGTGCTGTCAATTCGCAGTTCCTGACCGACGAGTGGCGCAGGGTTCCGCCGGAGGAGTTGCTGGCGGAGGTCGTTGCTGAGAGCGCCTACGTGGAGAAGGTGCTGGAACCGGTCGTCTGTCACGGGGACGCCTGCCTGCCGAACATCTTCTTCGATCCGGACACGCTGGAGGTGACCGGGCTGATCGACCTCGGGCGGCTCGGGATCGCCGACCGGTACGCCGACCTCGCGCTCACCACGATCCAGCTGCACGACGAGTGGTCCGCGGACCCGGCGCCGTTCCTCCAGGCATACGGCGTACCCGATCCGGACCCGCGCCGCCTACACTTCTTCCGCCTTCTCGACCCACTGACCTGGGGCTGA
- a CDS encoding TetR/AcrR family transcriptional regulator, with protein MAPTAKQGQEVRLRLLAAAAELIPERGWSAVSTRILADRAGVTPSVVHYHFSSVQDVLTAAAIAAMRQVLAATDELFMAATTPAAGIEAMLASVEQYDGTDPMSLLFTETYLAATRDERLRTQIAAILTDFRTRVADWLTIHQVPEPAGTAAVLAAAIDGLLLHRTLGPEPPALKAVLQRLVS; from the coding sequence ATGGCGCCGACGGCAAAGCAAGGTCAGGAGGTCCGGCTGCGGCTGCTGGCCGCGGCGGCCGAACTGATCCCCGAACGCGGCTGGTCCGCCGTCAGCACCCGCATCCTCGCCGACCGCGCCGGGGTCACGCCGAGCGTCGTGCACTACCACTTCTCGTCGGTCCAGGACGTACTGACCGCCGCCGCGATCGCCGCCATGCGCCAGGTGCTGGCGGCAACCGACGAGCTGTTCATGGCCGCGACCACGCCGGCCGCCGGGATCGAGGCCATGCTGGCCTCGGTCGAGCAGTACGACGGAACCGACCCGATGTCGCTGCTCTTCACCGAGACGTACCTGGCCGCGACCCGCGACGAACGCCTGCGTACGCAGATCGCCGCGATCCTCACCGACTTCCGGACCCGGGTCGCCGACTGGCTGACGATCCACCAGGTACCGGAGCCGGCCGGAACCGCCGCCGTCCTCGCCGCCGCCATCGACGGCCTGCTCCTCCACCGCACCCTCGGGCCGGAACCCCCGGCGCTAAAGGCTGTTCTGCAAAGGCTGGTGAGTTGA
- a CDS encoding ABC transporter permease, whose amino-acid sequence MLKPSAPKRQARNGLPLKAKWARDWQMVLLMIPGVLFLLVFFYLPVIGNVVAFQDFQPYLGIMHSEWNGLQNFVNLYDNPDFWDALRNTLLLAGVQLLLFFPVPIGLALIVDSLVSNRFRKWFQTIAYLPHFLSWVLVVTLFQQSLGGAGFVNNLLRHAGLDPIPFMTNPDTFPLLVVAQLIWKDAGWAMIIFLAALTTVDVSLYEAAAADGAGRWRRMWHITLPSLRTVIVLLLILRIGDILSVGFEQFILQRDSVGPGAAEVLDTFTYYAGVVGGDWSSGAAAGLAKGVVGALLLWGANSLAHRLGEPGIFQKRGVS is encoded by the coding sequence ATGCTGAAGCCGAGCGCCCCGAAGCGGCAGGCCAGGAACGGCCTGCCGCTGAAGGCGAAGTGGGCCCGGGACTGGCAGATGGTGCTGCTGATGATCCCCGGTGTGCTGTTCCTGCTGGTGTTCTTCTACCTGCCGGTGATCGGCAACGTGGTCGCGTTCCAGGACTTCCAGCCGTACCTCGGGATCATGCACAGCGAGTGGAACGGCCTGCAGAACTTCGTCAATCTCTACGACAACCCGGACTTCTGGGACGCGCTGCGGAACACGCTGCTGCTGGCCGGCGTCCAGCTGCTGCTGTTCTTCCCGGTGCCGATCGGGCTGGCGCTGATCGTCGACTCGCTGGTCAGCAACCGTTTCCGGAAATGGTTCCAGACGATTGCCTACCTGCCGCACTTCCTGTCCTGGGTGCTGGTCGTGACGCTGTTCCAGCAGTCGCTGGGCGGGGCCGGCTTCGTCAACAACCTGCTCCGGCACGCGGGCCTGGACCCGATCCCGTTCATGACGAATCCGGACACGTTTCCGCTGCTGGTCGTCGCGCAGCTGATCTGGAAGGACGCCGGCTGGGCGATGATCATCTTCCTGGCCGCGCTGACGACTGTGGACGTGTCGCTCTACGAAGCGGCCGCCGCGGACGGCGCCGGCCGCTGGCGGCGGATGTGGCACATCACGCTGCCGTCGCTGCGCACCGTCATCGTGCTGCTGCTGATCCTGCGGATCGGCGACATCCTCAGCGTCGGGTTCGAGCAGTTCATCCTGCAACGCGACTCGGTCGGCCCGGGCGCTGCCGAAGTACTGGACACGTTCACGTACTACGCGGGTGTGGTCGGTGGTGACTGGAGCAGCGGCGCCGCGGCCGGGTTGGCCAAGGGCGTGGTCGGAGCCCTGCTGCTGTGGGGCGCGAACTCGCTCGCGCACCGGTTGGGCGAACCGGGCATCTTCCAGAAACGAGGCGTTTCATGA
- a CDS encoding extracellular solute-binding protein, with product MISRRRFLQVSGAALGASTLAACGDGGAAGGGAKASSELKLPTYKPFEGLHPDLPGAASGLEPGFLRFPADAVASVKAPPLKNAVTALTETFATPPPPMGSNPMWQALNQALGAELKLTIGTDPGYPEKFATLLASDSLPDLMWLPPNQGIPNIGPMLEAKFQDLTKYLSADAVLEYPNLAALKPASWRTAVVNGKIWGAPIPSTPFGQVMMGNPKTWAKVGGLQCSTADEFFAKCKELTNGTNYALEPAIINMLHMFGEWFGAPNSWRVNQDRSLTHLYETDNYKAAVEYAAKLWAAKVFYPDLNLADATPKTVNGQIAAQVVVGPRATADFRNLDPTLFVDTMIPFGHDGKAKPTYDMGYGTVGFTPFKKTGEGRIRELLALMDYLSAPFGTKEYLVKNFGVEGQQYQLDAQGNPVLTKAGNQQAPGLVSALQIMNSPESVIFNPAYPSDTQKIYATEQKLLKYAMRNPTAGTYSDTSSKVGPKLTAAFRDTIVDIVTGRHKMDAYDAALKRWKSGGGDKMRDEFAAVLPASVPVTGS from the coding sequence ATGATCAGTCGGCGGCGGTTTCTGCAGGTGAGCGGGGCGGCCCTCGGCGCCTCGACGCTGGCAGCCTGCGGGGACGGTGGAGCAGCAGGAGGCGGTGCGAAGGCGTCGAGCGAGCTCAAGCTACCGACGTACAAACCGTTCGAAGGGCTGCACCCGGACCTGCCCGGGGCCGCGTCCGGCCTCGAGCCCGGCTTCCTGAGGTTCCCGGCGGACGCGGTGGCGAGCGTCAAGGCGCCGCCGCTGAAGAACGCGGTGACCGCGCTCACCGAAACGTTCGCGACCCCGCCGCCGCCGATGGGCAGCAACCCGATGTGGCAGGCACTCAACCAGGCGCTCGGCGCCGAGCTCAAGCTCACCATCGGCACCGACCCGGGCTATCCGGAGAAGTTCGCCACGCTGCTGGCCAGCGATTCGCTGCCGGACCTGATGTGGCTGCCGCCGAACCAGGGCATCCCGAACATCGGCCCGATGCTCGAGGCGAAGTTCCAGGACCTGACCAAGTACCTGTCCGCCGACGCCGTGCTGGAGTACCCGAACCTGGCCGCGCTGAAGCCGGCCTCCTGGCGGACGGCTGTTGTCAACGGCAAGATCTGGGGTGCGCCGATCCCGTCCACACCGTTCGGCCAGGTGATGATGGGCAATCCGAAGACCTGGGCGAAGGTCGGCGGTCTGCAGTGCAGCACGGCGGACGAGTTCTTTGCCAAGTGCAAGGAGCTGACCAACGGTACGAACTATGCGCTCGAGCCGGCCATCATCAACATGCTGCACATGTTCGGCGAGTGGTTCGGTGCCCCGAACTCCTGGCGGGTGAACCAGGACCGGTCGCTGACGCACCTGTACGAGACCGACAACTACAAGGCCGCCGTCGAGTACGCCGCCAAGCTCTGGGCCGCGAAGGTCTTCTACCCCGACCTCAACCTCGCCGACGCGACGCCGAAGACCGTGAACGGGCAGATCGCCGCGCAGGTCGTGGTCGGTCCGCGAGCGACCGCGGACTTCCGCAATCTCGACCCGACGCTGTTCGTGGACACGATGATCCCGTTCGGCCACGACGGCAAGGCGAAACCCACCTACGACATGGGCTACGGCACGGTCGGGTTCACGCCGTTCAAGAAGACCGGCGAGGGCCGGATCCGCGAGCTGCTCGCGCTGATGGACTACCTGTCGGCGCCGTTCGGCACCAAGGAGTACCTGGTGAAGAACTTCGGCGTCGAGGGCCAGCAGTACCAGCTGGACGCGCAGGGGAACCCGGTGCTCACCAAGGCCGGCAACCAGCAGGCGCCGGGCCTGGTCAGTGCGCTGCAGATCATGAACTCGCCGGAGAGCGTGATCTTCAACCCGGCGTACCCTTCCGACACCCAGAAGATCTACGCGACCGAGCAGAAGCTGCTGAAGTACGCGATGCGGAACCCGACCGCCGGCACGTACTCCGACACGTCGAGCAAGGTCGGCCCGAAGCTGACCGCGGCGTTCCGGGACACCATCGTCGACATCGTCACCGGCCGGCACAAGATGGACGCGTACGACGCGGCGCTGAAGCGCTGGAAGTCCGGCGGCGGTGACAAGATGCGGGACGAGTTCGCGGCCGTACTGCCGGCGAGCGTTCCGGTCACCGGCTCGTGA
- a CDS encoding DUF11 domain-containing protein — MKLFRAALITGILGTSLAVPATAMAEDPPPTSSVDVSSTTLNPGDTFTVTETVYNKIAIPIEGGKAALYAQGANLTDWVDLVSCTGATICYPFNGQHFRGDVGDVPPGESRTVVFTFRVKDDPAAGPFVLVDQFIGDNYSFDAYTGPTITITPRAADVAVSLTASARSLLTTRITYTITVKNNGPGDATGIRVVGTYPAGLVWAGSTCTRVGTTRSVNCDIASLAAGASTTRTLSADTTLLTVGSLTATAQRTASSPDDPVAANDKASRTCNALTGLIVHC; from the coding sequence TTGAAGTTGTTTCGTGCTGCGCTGATCACGGGGATTCTCGGTACGTCGCTGGCGGTTCCGGCGACCGCTATGGCCGAGGACCCGCCGCCGACCAGCTCCGTCGACGTCAGTTCGACGACATTGAACCCGGGGGACACCTTCACCGTCACCGAGACGGTGTACAACAAGATCGCGATCCCGATCGAGGGCGGCAAGGCGGCCCTGTACGCCCAGGGCGCCAACCTGACCGACTGGGTCGACCTGGTCAGTTGCACGGGGGCAACGATCTGCTATCCGTTCAACGGCCAGCACTTCCGCGGTGACGTCGGCGACGTACCGCCGGGCGAGAGCCGGACCGTGGTGTTCACGTTCCGCGTGAAGGACGACCCGGCGGCCGGTCCGTTCGTACTGGTGGACCAGTTCATCGGCGACAACTACTCGTTCGATGCCTACACCGGGCCGACGATCACGATCACGCCGCGAGCGGCCGATGTCGCGGTGTCGCTGACCGCGTCGGCGCGGAGCCTGCTCACGACGCGGATCACGTACACGATCACCGTCAAGAACAACGGACCGGGCGACGCGACCGGGATCCGGGTGGTCGGCACCTATCCGGCCGGCCTGGTCTGGGCGGGCTCGACCTGTACCCGCGTGGGTACGACGAGATCCGTCAACTGCGACATCGCCTCGCTGGCGGCCGGCGCGAGTACGACGCGCACGCTCTCGGCGGACACCACGCTGCTCACGGTCGGATCGTTGACCGCGACGGCGCAGCGGACGGCGAGCTCGCCGGACGATCCGGTGGCGGCGAACGACAAGGCCAGCCGCACCTGCAACGCGCTGACCGGGTTGATCGTGCACTGCTGA
- a CDS encoding neutral zinc metallopeptidase, whose translation MADKPVPKPGHFLPGGDGHQSTAETGTTDSESRGTVPVAPLAAPTPRLGGDREPVQPQLSGSRLDSRRTTLSGTRFGPPAADDRAAAAYREVFHPEPIPFMPKKRSKGLVALIVVAVLLVVGGGVTFVLKVLPKFDDYVANPMGTPSVKSSDGPATTDPAAKGTPDADIVGKNAIYTAGKLAVAKCQEPAFRPTSEENVRSYYQALTACMDKAWEPIVTKAGFTFRSPRLIVFDDGEETACGVQQDLALYCQDDQGGSVTMPWQKIVENYPKHKAETRAEMAQTFSFVYGVHVQNLTGMAEAADNLADTAANKAAELEVHRRAALQASCFGAAFFGAAKASFPLRGELLTQWNDLVKRSGDENSKDKTRDHGSAKSVALWMNQGFATTNPGACNTFVAASAKVS comes from the coding sequence ATGGCGGACAAGCCGGTACCCAAGCCTGGTCACTTCCTGCCCGGCGGCGACGGCCACCAGAGCACGGCAGAAACCGGCACCACGGATTCGGAAAGCCGCGGAACCGTCCCGGTGGCTCCGTTGGCGGCACCCACGCCACGGCTCGGCGGCGACCGGGAGCCGGTCCAGCCGCAGCTCTCCGGCAGCCGGCTCGACTCCCGCCGGACGACGCTGTCCGGCACCCGGTTCGGCCCGCCGGCCGCGGATGACCGAGCGGCCGCGGCGTACCGCGAGGTGTTCCACCCCGAGCCGATCCCGTTCATGCCGAAGAAGCGCTCCAAGGGCCTGGTCGCGCTGATCGTCGTCGCGGTCCTGCTCGTCGTCGGTGGCGGGGTCACGTTCGTGCTCAAGGTGCTGCCGAAGTTCGACGACTACGTCGCGAACCCGATGGGTACGCCGTCGGTGAAGTCCAGCGACGGACCGGCGACCACTGATCCGGCCGCGAAGGGCACGCCGGACGCCGACATCGTCGGAAAGAACGCGATCTACACCGCCGGCAAGCTGGCGGTGGCGAAGTGCCAGGAGCCGGCGTTCCGCCCGACCTCCGAGGAAAACGTGCGCTCGTACTACCAGGCGCTGACCGCATGTATGGACAAAGCCTGGGAGCCGATCGTCACCAAGGCCGGGTTCACGTTCCGCTCGCCGCGGCTGATCGTGTTCGACGACGGCGAGGAGACCGCCTGCGGCGTACAGCAGGACCTCGCGCTGTACTGCCAGGACGACCAGGGCGGCAGCGTCACGATGCCGTGGCAGAAGATCGTCGAGAACTACCCGAAGCACAAGGCGGAGACCCGCGCGGAGATGGCGCAGACCTTCAGCTTCGTGTACGGCGTACATGTCCAGAACCTGACCGGGATGGCCGAGGCCGCCGACAACCTCGCCGACACCGCCGCGAACAAGGCCGCCGAGCTCGAGGTGCACCGCCGGGCCGCGCTGCAGGCGTCCTGCTTCGGCGCGGCGTTCTTCGGCGCCGCGAAGGCGAGCTTCCCGCTCCGCGGCGAACTGCTGACGCAGTGGAACGACCTGGTCAAGCGCAGCGGCGACGAGAACTCCAAGGACAAGACCCGCGACCACGGCTCCGCCAAGAGCGTCGC
- a CDS encoding MOSC domain-containing protein — MTEVDIVAFVVSREHAFDGRPGDGPRPDPAPVDRAEIEVRAGLGIVGDRYYGQTIHKNAAVTFIDEASLDEVVRVLGLPGPLDPHLTRRNITLRGFPIDELAARRTPDGTRHPGRRFTLDGITFQANRPANPCAWMDEVLAPGAMKALRKRGGIRATPLTSGTLRLGPATLTVLD; from the coding sequence ATGACCGAAGTCGACATCGTCGCGTTCGTCGTATCCCGTGAGCACGCGTTCGACGGCCGCCCCGGCGACGGTCCGCGCCCGGACCCGGCGCCGGTCGACCGTGCGGAGATCGAGGTCCGCGCCGGCCTCGGCATCGTCGGCGACCGGTACTACGGCCAGACCATCCACAAGAACGCCGCCGTCACCTTCATCGACGAGGCGTCCCTCGACGAGGTGGTCCGCGTACTCGGCCTGCCCGGCCCGCTCGACCCACACCTGACCCGTCGCAACATCACCCTCCGCGGCTTCCCGATCGACGAACTCGCCGCCCGCCGGACCCCCGACGGCACCCGCCACCCGGGCCGCCGCTTCACTCTCGACGGCATCACCTTCCAGGCCAACCGCCCCGCCAACCCGTGCGCCTGGATGGACGAGGTCCTCGCGCCCGGCGCCATGAAGGCCCTCCGCAAGCGCGGTGGCATCCGCGCCACCCCGCTCACCTCAGGCACCCTCCGCCTCGGCCCAGCGACCCTCACCGTCCTCGACTGA